Proteins from a genomic interval of Periophthalmus magnuspinnatus isolate fPerMag1 chromosome 11, fPerMag1.2.pri, whole genome shotgun sequence:
- the eya3 gene encoding eyes absent homolog 3 isoform X1, producing the protein MDDTQELPTKKAKLDLDPALEKDPRAEDRSPSDVLDSSQQEASYSALSNALDSGEQEQTDNEGPTTQACTDPITSYGHSDSTGTSEFTQQVYQGNSPSVTSFGPVSFPPLAQSGLYSSFSQSGQTYGLPPFGALWPGVKSEAAPSEAPSTGQPGFLSFSAAYCPAQAAPLHYSYPSQGSSFTTSSVYSSLPSATAPTTVSSTAPQELSSYSALGQFPQYYSLPQSFVPAALSSSDDHSASSGFKSEEAAAAGLPPRDSSPPESLPAAAALPTAPPTGAREQDDVSRRNSMGKSKGKNKKAESPPTETDLERIFLWDLDETIIIFHSLLTGSYAQKFGKDPATVLNLGLQMEELIFELADTHLFFNDLEECDQVHVEDVASDDNGQDLTNYNFVADGFSGSGGAGAGGANSGVQGGVEWMRKLAFRYRRLKEIYNGYKNNVGGLLSPIKRDLLLRLQTEIENVTDAWLSTALKSLLLIQGRGKCLNVLVTTTQLVPALAKVLLYGLGEVFPIENIYSATKIGKESCFERIVSRFGKKVTYVVIGDGRDEEFAAKQHNMPFWRISTHGDLVSLHQALELDFL; encoded by the exons ATGGATGACACTCAGGAGCTGCCG aCTAAGAAGGCCAAGCTCGACCTTGACCCGGCTCTGGAAAAAGACCCAAG AGCTGAAGACCGAAGTCCCAGTGATGTGCTGGATTCTTCACAACAGGAAGCGTCTTATTCTGCTCTGTCTAATGCTCTGGACTCAG gaGAGCAGGAGCAAACAGACAATGAAGGCCCCACAACTCAAGCATGCACTGACCCTATAACCTCCTATGGACACTCAG ACTCAACAGGGACCAGTGAATTCACACAGCAGGTTTATCAGGGGAACAG cCCTTCCGTCACCTCGTTCGGCCCggtctccttccctcctttggCTCAGTCGGGTCTGTACTCATCCTTCTCACAGAGTGGACAGACATATGGACTCCCTCCTTTCG GAGCTTTGTGGCCGGGCGTCAAATCAGAGGCAGCGCCCTCGGAggcgccctctactggtcaGCCCGGGTTTCTCAGCTTCAGCGCCGCATACTGCCCCGCTCAGGCTGCGCCGCTACACTACTCCTACCCCAGCCAAG GCTCGAGTTTTACCACATCCAGTGTTTACTCCAGTCTCCCCTCGGCCACTGCCCCCACCACCGTGTCCTCTACTGCTCCACAG GAGTTGAGCAGTTACAGCGCTCTGGGGCAGTTCCCTCAATACTATTCTCTGCCTCAGTCCTTCGTCCCTGCAGCTCTGTCGTCCTCCGACGATCACTCCGCCTCCTCCGGCTTTAAATCTGAGGAGGCTGCGGCTGCTGGACTGCCCCCTAGAG actcctctcctcctgagtCGCTCCCGGCTGCTGCAGCTCTGCCTACAGCGCCCCCAACAGGAGCGCGGGAGCAGGATGACGTGAGCCGCAGGAACTCCATGGGAAAATCCAAAGGAAAAAACAAGAAGGCAGAGAGTCCACCTACCGAGACAGACCTGGAG cgCATCTTTCTGTGGGATCTGGACGAGACCATCATCATTTTCCACTCGCTGCTCACAGGGTCCTACGCCCAGAAGTTTGGGAAG gaCCCAGCCACAGTCCTGAACCTGGGTCTCCAAATGGAAGAACTGATATTTGAGCTTGCAGATACTCACCTTTTCTTCAACGACCTTGAG GAGTGTGATCAGGTCCATGTTGAAGATGTAGCTTCAGATGATAATGGACAAGATCTCAC cAACTATAACTTTGTAGCAGACGGCTTTAGTGGCTCTggtggagcaggagcaggaggggcAAACAGTGGAGTGCAAGGAGGAGTGGAGTGGATGAGGAAACTGGCCTTTAGGTACAGACGACTAAAAGAGATCTACAACGGATACAAGAACAATGTGGGAG gtctGTTGAGTCCGATAAAGAGAGACCTGCTTCTGAGATTGCAGACAGAGATCGAAAATGTGACAGATGCTTGGCTCAGCACAGCACTAAAGTCTCTGCTGCTCATACAGGGAAG GGGAAAGTGTCTAAACGTTCTGGTGACCACGACTCAGTTGGTTCCAGCTCTGGCCAAAGTTCTGCTGTATGGACTGGGAGAGGTCTTCCCCATCGAGAACATCTACAGCGCCACCAAGATAG GGAAGGAGAGCTGCTTCGAGAGAATTGTGTCCAGGTTTGGGAAGAAGGTGACATACGTCGTGATCGGAGATGGACGAGACGAAGAATTCGCTGCAAAACAA CACAACATGCCGTTCTGGCGGATCTCGACTCACGGGGACCTTGTGTCTCTACACCAGGCTCTAGAGCTGGACTTCTTATAA
- the eya3 gene encoding eyes absent homolog 3 isoform X2 — protein sequence MDDTQELPTKKAKLDLDPALEKDPRAEDRSPSDVLDSSQQEASYSALSNALDSGEQEQTDNEGPTTQACTDPITSYGHSDSTGTSEFTQQVYQGNSPSVTSFGPVSFPPLAQSGLYSSFSQSGQTYGLPPFGSSFTTSSVYSSLPSATAPTTVSSTAPQELSSYSALGQFPQYYSLPQSFVPAALSSSDDHSASSGFKSEEAAAAGLPPRDSSPPESLPAAAALPTAPPTGAREQDDVSRRNSMGKSKGKNKKAESPPTETDLERIFLWDLDETIIIFHSLLTGSYAQKFGKDPATVLNLGLQMEELIFELADTHLFFNDLEECDQVHVEDVASDDNGQDLTNYNFVADGFSGSGGAGAGGANSGVQGGVEWMRKLAFRYRRLKEIYNGYKNNVGGLLSPIKRDLLLRLQTEIENVTDAWLSTALKSLLLIQGRGKCLNVLVTTTQLVPALAKVLLYGLGEVFPIENIYSATKIGKESCFERIVSRFGKKVTYVVIGDGRDEEFAAKQHNMPFWRISTHGDLVSLHQALELDFL from the exons ATGGATGACACTCAGGAGCTGCCG aCTAAGAAGGCCAAGCTCGACCTTGACCCGGCTCTGGAAAAAGACCCAAG AGCTGAAGACCGAAGTCCCAGTGATGTGCTGGATTCTTCACAACAGGAAGCGTCTTATTCTGCTCTGTCTAATGCTCTGGACTCAG gaGAGCAGGAGCAAACAGACAATGAAGGCCCCACAACTCAAGCATGCACTGACCCTATAACCTCCTATGGACACTCAG ACTCAACAGGGACCAGTGAATTCACACAGCAGGTTTATCAGGGGAACAG cCCTTCCGTCACCTCGTTCGGCCCggtctccttccctcctttggCTCAGTCGGGTCTGTACTCATCCTTCTCACAGAGTGGACAGACATATGGACTCCCTCCTTTCG GCTCGAGTTTTACCACATCCAGTGTTTACTCCAGTCTCCCCTCGGCCACTGCCCCCACCACCGTGTCCTCTACTGCTCCACAG GAGTTGAGCAGTTACAGCGCTCTGGGGCAGTTCCCTCAATACTATTCTCTGCCTCAGTCCTTCGTCCCTGCAGCTCTGTCGTCCTCCGACGATCACTCCGCCTCCTCCGGCTTTAAATCTGAGGAGGCTGCGGCTGCTGGACTGCCCCCTAGAG actcctctcctcctgagtCGCTCCCGGCTGCTGCAGCTCTGCCTACAGCGCCCCCAACAGGAGCGCGGGAGCAGGATGACGTGAGCCGCAGGAACTCCATGGGAAAATCCAAAGGAAAAAACAAGAAGGCAGAGAGTCCACCTACCGAGACAGACCTGGAG cgCATCTTTCTGTGGGATCTGGACGAGACCATCATCATTTTCCACTCGCTGCTCACAGGGTCCTACGCCCAGAAGTTTGGGAAG gaCCCAGCCACAGTCCTGAACCTGGGTCTCCAAATGGAAGAACTGATATTTGAGCTTGCAGATACTCACCTTTTCTTCAACGACCTTGAG GAGTGTGATCAGGTCCATGTTGAAGATGTAGCTTCAGATGATAATGGACAAGATCTCAC cAACTATAACTTTGTAGCAGACGGCTTTAGTGGCTCTggtggagcaggagcaggaggggcAAACAGTGGAGTGCAAGGAGGAGTGGAGTGGATGAGGAAACTGGCCTTTAGGTACAGACGACTAAAAGAGATCTACAACGGATACAAGAACAATGTGGGAG gtctGTTGAGTCCGATAAAGAGAGACCTGCTTCTGAGATTGCAGACAGAGATCGAAAATGTGACAGATGCTTGGCTCAGCACAGCACTAAAGTCTCTGCTGCTCATACAGGGAAG GGGAAAGTGTCTAAACGTTCTGGTGACCACGACTCAGTTGGTTCCAGCTCTGGCCAAAGTTCTGCTGTATGGACTGGGAGAGGTCTTCCCCATCGAGAACATCTACAGCGCCACCAAGATAG GGAAGGAGAGCTGCTTCGAGAGAATTGTGTCCAGGTTTGGGAAGAAGGTGACATACGTCGTGATCGGAGATGGACGAGACGAAGAATTCGCTGCAAAACAA CACAACATGCCGTTCTGGCGGATCTCGACTCACGGGGACCTTGTGTCTCTACACCAGGCTCTAGAGCTGGACTTCTTATAA